CAGCAACGAGCCAAAGgtttcctctgtgatgtgatcATTGTCGTTGAAAATGCCCTCTTCCGTGCCCACAAGAATATCCTCGCAGCCAGCAGCATGTACTTCAAATCCCTCGTCCTGCACGACAACCTGATCAACCTAGATACCGACATGGTCAACCCCACAGTGTTCCGGCAAATCTTGGACTTTATTTATACTGGGAAGCTCTTAATGACCGACCAGCCTGGTGAACAGAACTTCAATGCTCTCCTCACGGCCGCAAGCTACCTCCAGCTACCTGACCTAGCTGCCCTCTGCAGGAAGAAGCTGAAACGCAATGGGAGGTCCTTCGCTGGCAGGGCCGGCGGTGCCCCCAGCGTCGGGAGACCCCCTCGGAGTCAGAGACTTTCCACTGCTTCAGTCATCACTCGTTATTCAGGGTCAGCCGAGGGGCTGAAGGGCTCTCACTTGAAGGAGATGCCAAAGGGGAAGATCTCGGACGACGAGGTCTTCATCAGCAGCTCCAACCAAGAGAACTCGCATGCCTTGAGTAGGGGGATCGGCAAGAACGGCGGAgacgggagcagcagcagtgcaAACGGGAGCAGTGGGGACCAGGAGCTGGGCCTCGACCTGTCCAAGAAAAGCCCCTCACTTCCCCCGGCACCATCCCAGGACGACACGCCGCACGGCGAAAGCCAGCGTGGCTCCCCCCGACCTGCCTCAGCCCCTGCAGCCAACAGTGCCTCATCGTTTGACGAGTCCGCCGCCGGAGCCGCGCCCAACCTCCCCGACAATTGCGAACCGATGGAAATGGACTTGAGCGAAGACCGCCAGTCCCTCCCGGAAGGCAGCCAGAGGAAAAGCCTGCGCCATTCGTCGCGCAagaaggagtggctcaagaaagACATCACCTTTGATAGGAAGGAGGGCGGCAAAGGTGGCGAGGAGGGCGAGGGACTGCCCAACGGTATCCTGATGGGCCCCTTGTGCAAGTCGGCGGAGAGGAGCCTCGGCCTGGGCGCCTATGGGTCGGAGCTGCCATTCACCTGCAAAGAGGATGTTGAGAACGGGAAGGAGAACAGCGATGACAGCGGGCAGAGCGAGAGCGAGAGTGGCGGGCACACTAGCGCCAACTACGTCTACCGGCAGGAAGGCTATGAGCCGGTGGCCTTTGGGGACAACCTTTACGTCTGCATCCCTTGCGGGAAGGGCTTCCCCAGTTCCGAGCAGCTGAACGCCCACGTGGAGAAACACACCGAGGAAGACCTGTACATCAAGGAGGAAGGGACGTACGACGACAAAGAGGAGGAAGCGGAGGATCTGTCCAACCCCAACCAGCCCTACACCACGGAGTCCCGGCCCTTCAAGTGCTCTGTGTGCGAGAAGAGCTACAAAGACCCGGCCACTCTCCGGCAGCACGAGAAGACTCACTGGCTGACGCGGCCTTTCCCATGCAATATCTGCGGCAAGATGTTCACGCAGCGGGGCACCATGACGCGTCACATGCGCAGCCACTTGGGCCTCAAGCCCTTTGCTTGCGAGGAGTGCGGGATGCGCTTTACCCGGCAGTACCGACTGACAGAGCATATGCGCGTCCACTCAGGGGAAAAGCCCTACGAATGTCAGCTGTGTGGTGGGAAGTTCACCCAGCAGCGCAATCTCATCAGCCACCTGCGAATGCATACCTCTCCTACATAAAGCCAAAGACTCTGCAATGAGCTCTGAGCCCACCCGCCATAAACATATACCTTTCCCTAGacttgctgctttaaaaaaaaaagaaaaagaaagaaagaaagaaataagggTCGTTTCCCGTCCCTGTTCAGTCATGGGGGGGCCTCAAACAAGCAGAGCtttatttctttctcttccccattGTGTCCCCCCCAAACTCCAAATATACAAAGAAAAGCCAGCCCACAAAGAAGCTGCTGTCTCCCCATTTGCGTTTTTCTCCCccatgccacccacccacccctctttttttcttttctttttttct
This is a stretch of genomic DNA from Lacerta agilis isolate rLacAgi1 chromosome 17, rLacAgi1.pri, whole genome shotgun sequence. It encodes these proteins:
- the HIC2 gene encoding hypermethylated in cancer 2 protein; amino-acid sequence: MELPNHAKQLLLQLNQQRAKGFLCDVIIVVENALFRAHKNILAASSMYFKSLVLHDNLINLDTDMVNPTVFRQILDFIYTGKLLMTDQPGEQNFNALLTAASYLQLPDLAALCRKKLKRNGRSFAGRAGGAPSVGRPPRSQRLSTASVITRYSGSAEGLKGSHLKEMPKGKISDDEVFISSSNQENSHALSRGIGKNGGDGSSSSANGSSGDQELGLDLSKKSPSLPPAPSQDDTPHGESQRGSPRPASAPAANSASSFDESAAGAAPNLPDNCEPMEMDLSEDRQSLPEGSQRKSLRHSSRKKEWLKKDITFDRKEGGKGGEEGEGLPNGILMGPLCKSAERSLGLGAYGSELPFTCKEDVENGKENSDDSGQSESESGGHTSANYVYRQEGYEPVAFGDNLYVCIPCGKGFPSSEQLNAHVEKHTEEDLYIKEEGTYDDKEEEAEDLSNPNQPYTTESRPFKCSVCEKSYKDPATLRQHEKTHWLTRPFPCNICGKMFTQRGTMTRHMRSHLGLKPFACEECGMRFTRQYRLTEHMRVHSGEKPYECQLCGGKFTQQRNLISHLRMHTSPT